From a region of the Neobacillus niacini genome:
- a CDS encoding ABC transporter permease, with protein sequence MKQGKTNVSLLHKNYLHSLTIEKRWVRFYQIVIFLLFFSSWEISSQKRWIDPLLFSSPSKIWDLFLEKLQDGSLMSNLGVTLTETIFGFILGTLLGTVLAALLWWSPMLSKIVDPYLVILNAMPKVALGPILIVALGPGYPSIIAMGAIISVIITTIVVYTSFKEVDPNYLKVLQTFGATRLQCFKEAILPASFPTIISTLKVNVGLSWVGVIVGEFLVSSRGLGYFIIYGFQVFNFTLVFLSLLVIAVVATIMYQLVELLEKKLIKE encoded by the coding sequence TTGAAACAGGGAAAAACTAACGTGAGCCTCCTCCATAAAAATTATTTACATTCCCTGACGATTGAAAAAAGATGGGTACGTTTTTATCAAATCGTCATTTTCCTCCTCTTTTTCTCTAGTTGGGAAATTTCGAGTCAAAAACGTTGGATCGACCCTTTACTCTTCAGCTCTCCATCGAAAATTTGGGATTTATTTCTTGAAAAATTACAAGATGGTTCTTTAATGTCCAATCTCGGTGTAACCTTAACTGAAACGATTTTTGGATTCATTTTGGGTACGTTACTTGGAACCGTACTTGCAGCACTGCTTTGGTGGTCACCGATGCTGTCAAAAATTGTTGACCCCTATCTCGTCATCCTAAATGCGATGCCAAAGGTCGCCTTAGGTCCCATTTTAATCGTAGCCCTTGGACCTGGATACCCTTCCATTATTGCAATGGGAGCCATCATCTCGGTTATCATTACCACGATTGTAGTTTATACTTCTTTTAAAGAAGTCGACCCTAACTATTTAAAAGTACTGCAAACATTCGGAGCGACACGTCTTCAATGCTTTAAGGAAGCTATACTTCCAGCTAGTTTTCCAACGATTATTTCAACCTTAAAGGTGAATGTTGGATTATCCTGGGTCGGTGTCATCGTTGGTGAATTTTTAGTTTCATCCAGAGGACTGGGTTACTTCATCATTTATGGCTTCCAAGTCTTTAATTTTACCCTGGTCTTTTTGTCCTTGCTGGTTATTGCAGTGGTTGCAACAATCATGTACCAGCTTGTAGAACTATTGGAAAAAAAACTTATCAAGGAATAG
- the asnB gene encoding asparagine synthase (glutamine-hydrolyzing), whose translation MCGFIGCVHDKEQHFRDEQKQQFKNMNDIITHRGPDDDGFYYDDHIQFGFRRLSIIDIECGHQPLTYEDERYWIIFNGEVYNYLELREELLKEGLQFATNSDTEVIIALYSHLKEKAVEKLRGMFAFTIWDKQEQTVFGARDPFGIKPYFYFEDGERTFFASEKKSILLALENDVLDYDSLQHYLTYQFVPEPNTMSKGIYKLEPGHYFTKKIGAPMEIKRYWKAHFNPVQKSESEFIKEIQDVLIDSVKMHMRSDVPVGSFLSGGIDSSIIASIAKQFHPAIKTFSVGFEQNGFSEIDVAKETADKLGVENISYVITPQEYMNELPKIIWHMDDPLADPAAIPLYFVAREARKHVTVVLSGEGADELFGGYNIYREPQDLEVFNKIPRVGKVLLKGIANIMPEGMKGKSFIERGVTPMEERYIGNAKMFTEEEKRDLLSVYREGLDYTDITKPLYAESKGYDPVDRMQFIDIHTWMRGDILLKADKMTMAHSLELRVPFLDKVVFETASKIPTSLKTANGTTKYILRKAAEGIVPEHVLNRKKLGFPVPIRHWLKNEMNEWAKTIIRESSTDHLINKPYVLRLLEDHCQGKADNSRKIWTVLIFMVWHQVYVEGKYSFSGQKELLTMKN comes from the coding sequence ATGTGTGGTTTTATTGGTTGTGTACACGACAAAGAACAACATTTTCGTGACGAGCAAAAACAACAATTCAAAAACATGAACGATATTATAACCCATCGTGGACCTGATGATGATGGTTTTTATTATGATGATCATATTCAATTCGGTTTTCGCCGTTTAAGTATTATTGATATTGAATGTGGGCATCAACCATTAACGTATGAAGATGAGCGCTATTGGATTATTTTTAATGGCGAGGTTTATAACTACCTAGAACTTCGTGAAGAATTGCTCAAAGAAGGCTTACAGTTTGCAACAAACTCTGATACTGAAGTTATTATCGCTTTATATAGCCATTTGAAAGAGAAGGCTGTTGAAAAACTGCGCGGGATGTTTGCATTCACGATTTGGGATAAACAAGAACAAACGGTATTCGGTGCAAGGGATCCTTTCGGAATAAAACCATACTTCTATTTTGAGGATGGGGAAAGAACATTTTTTGCTTCTGAAAAGAAGAGTATCCTTCTAGCACTGGAAAACGATGTTTTAGATTATGATTCCCTTCAGCACTATTTAACGTATCAGTTTGTCCCAGAACCAAACACGATGTCAAAAGGTATTTATAAGTTAGAGCCAGGGCACTATTTTACAAAGAAGATAGGCGCTCCAATGGAAATTAAAAGATATTGGAAAGCACATTTTAACCCGGTTCAAAAATCTGAATCAGAGTTTATCAAAGAAATACAAGATGTTTTAATTGATTCAGTTAAAATGCATATGAGAAGTGATGTACCTGTTGGGTCTTTCCTTTCCGGCGGTATTGACTCTTCGATTATTGCTTCGATTGCAAAACAATTTCATCCAGCTATTAAGACATTTTCAGTAGGCTTCGAGCAAAATGGTTTTAGTGAAATCGATGTTGCAAAAGAAACTGCGGATAAACTTGGGGTAGAAAATATAAGTTATGTGATTACACCGCAGGAATACATGAATGAACTGCCGAAAATCATTTGGCACATGGATGATCCACTTGCAGACCCTGCAGCGATCCCGTTGTACTTTGTCGCTCGTGAAGCAAGAAAGCATGTTACGGTTGTTCTTTCTGGTGAAGGTGCCGATGAATTATTTGGCGGTTATAATATTTATCGCGAACCACAGGATTTAGAAGTGTTTAATAAAATCCCAAGAGTAGGAAAAGTATTGTTAAAAGGGATTGCAAACATCATGCCTGAAGGAATGAAAGGGAAGAGCTTTATTGAACGTGGAGTAACTCCTATGGAAGAACGTTATATTGGGAATGCAAAAATGTTCACGGAGGAAGAGAAAAGAGACCTGCTTTCTGTTTACCGTGAAGGTTTAGATTACACCGATATCACAAAACCACTTTATGCTGAATCAAAGGGCTATGATCCAGTTGATCGTATGCAATTTATTGATATCCATACATGGATGCGCGGCGATATTTTATTAAAAGCGGATAAAATGACGATGGCTCATTCATTAGAGCTTCGGGTTCCATTCTTGGATAAAGTGGTTTTTGAAACAGCATCAAAAATTCCGACTAGCTTGAAAACAGCTAATGGTACAACAAAATATATTTTACGAAAAGCAGCAGAAGGAATTGTTCCTGAGCATGTATTGAATCGTAAGAAACTCGGTTTCCCAGTGCCGATTCGCCATTGGCTGAAGAATGAAATGAATGAGTGGGCAAAAACGATTATTCGAGAAAGCAGCACAGATCATTTAATCAATAAACCTTATGTATTAAGACTTCTTGAAGACCATTGTCAAGGGAAGGCGGATAACAGCCGTAAAATATGGACCGTGCTCATCTTTATGGTATGGCACCAGGTTTATGTGGAGGGTAAATACTCCTTTTCAGGACAAAAAGAACTCTTGACTATGAAAAATTAA
- a CDS encoding alpha/beta hydrolase family protein produces the protein MNKLNGKIIEIYRFPSPNPNVELREITYLSNGLRVKGLLAEPKIKGNYDGFLYLRGGIKNVGKVRPARIAQFASEGFIVFAPYYRGNQGGEGNEDFAGEDREDAFAGYELLRSLPNVGYIHVFGFSRGGVMALMTALQYPEAASIVTWGGVSDMALTYEERKDLRKMMKRVIGGTPGKYPERYEERTPLYELEKLLAPVLIIHGVNDQNVSVEHAYRLERRLRMLNKQVESWYFDDFTHYFPPVVNRKIVKDLSNWMKCQIKR, from the coding sequence GTGAACAAACTAAATGGAAAAATCATCGAAATTTATCGTTTTCCTTCACCCAATCCCAATGTGGAATTAAGGGAGATTACGTATCTTTCAAATGGATTGAGAGTAAAAGGATTACTTGCGGAACCGAAAATAAAAGGAAACTATGACGGATTTTTATATTTGCGCGGCGGCATTAAGAATGTTGGTAAGGTAAGACCTGCAAGAATCGCTCAATTTGCCTCTGAAGGATTCATTGTATTCGCTCCTTATTACCGAGGGAATCAAGGGGGAGAGGGGAATGAAGATTTTGCCGGAGAGGACAGGGAGGACGCTTTTGCAGGCTATGAGCTTTTAAGGTCACTTCCTAACGTAGGCTATATCCATGTCTTTGGCTTTTCGCGAGGTGGTGTCATGGCATTGATGACAGCACTTCAATACCCAGAGGCTGCCTCCATCGTTACTTGGGGAGGGGTTAGTGATATGGCGTTAACCTATGAGGAAAGAAAAGATTTGCGGAAAATGATGAAAAGGGTGATTGGAGGGACACCTGGAAAATATCCTGAAAGATATGAAGAGCGGACTCCCCTTTATGAACTCGAAAAGCTTTTAGCTCCTGTTTTAATCATTCATGGAGTAAATGATCAGAATGTATCGGTGGAACATGCCTACAGACTCGAAAGAAGACTTAGGATGTTAAATAAACAGGTGGAATCCTGGTACTTTGACGACTTTACGCACTACTTCCCTCCCGTAGTAAATAGAAAAATCGTCAAGGATTTATCGAATTGGATGAAATGTCAAATCAAAAGATGA
- the ytkD gene encoding RNA deprotection pyrophosphohydrolase: MKNFIDRLGNKVELSFSSNAFGQEAKHVLVICKYLDDWLLTMHSVRGLEFPGGKMEPGESLKEAAIREVYEETGATLEDLTQIAEYRVADEKNTFVKAVFWGKINSVHKMNSYFETKGPVLIKGDLLDLRFGEEFSFIMKDDVVAECIKYIYKVEHEKE, from the coding sequence GTGAAAAATTTTATTGATCGATTAGGGAACAAGGTAGAGCTATCATTCTCAAGCAATGCCTTTGGGCAGGAAGCAAAGCATGTACTTGTAATTTGTAAATATTTAGATGATTGGTTATTAACTATGCATAGCGTTCGAGGACTCGAATTTCCGGGAGGTAAAATGGAACCTGGAGAATCCCTAAAAGAAGCGGCTATTCGTGAGGTTTATGAGGAGACGGGAGCCACCTTAGAGGACCTTACACAAATAGCTGAATATAGAGTTGCTGACGAAAAAAATACTTTTGTAAAGGCTGTATTTTGGGGGAAAATAAATTCAGTACATAAAATGAATAGCTACTTCGAGACAAAAGGGCCGGTATTAATAAAAGGTGATTTGTTAGATTTGCGTTTTGGTGAAGAGTTCAGCTTTATTATGAAGGATGATGTGGTTGCTGAATGTATAAAGTATATCTATAAGGTGGAACACGAAAAAGAATAG
- a CDS encoding DUF2584 domain-containing protein has protein sequence MGMPLELNTMIVTKGREKRIEENLFVLEKEGYRLYPIDIPIDVRKTIESDTSGSAVIKKVEWQESRTWLTYQLISLNSTN, from the coding sequence ATGGGTATGCCCCTTGAGTTAAATACGATGATCGTAACCAAAGGCAGAGAAAAGAGAATTGAAGAAAATCTATTCGTATTAGAAAAAGAAGGCTATCGACTTTATCCGATTGATATTCCCATTGACGTGAGAAAAACCATTGAAAGCGATACGAGCGGATCTGCGGTCATTAAAAAAGTAGAATGGCAGGAAAGCCGCACTTGGTTAACTTACCAATTAATTTCATTGAATTCTACAAATTAG
- a CDS encoding gamma carbonic anhydrase family protein, giving the protein MIYPYKSKYPKIADSVFLADFTTITGDVEIGEESSVWFNSVIRGDVAPTIIGCRVNIQDNCVLHQSPNNRLILEDEVTVGHQVTLHSCIIRKKALVGMGSIILDQAEIGEGAFIGAGSLVPQGKKIPPNTLAFGRPAKVIRELNEHDKKEMDRIYTEYAEKAQYYKSLQK; this is encoded by the coding sequence ATGATTTATCCGTACAAAAGCAAATACCCTAAAATTGCTGATTCTGTGTTCCTAGCAGATTTCACCACTATTACAGGTGATGTTGAAATAGGTGAGGAATCCAGCGTTTGGTTTAATTCTGTCATAAGAGGAGATGTGGCGCCTACAATCATAGGTTGCAGAGTAAATATTCAGGACAACTGCGTTCTGCACCAAAGCCCAAATAATCGATTGATTTTAGAAGATGAAGTAACCGTTGGTCATCAGGTGACACTCCATAGCTGTATTATTCGAAAAAAGGCATTGGTTGGCATGGGCTCTATCATTCTAGACCAGGCCGAAATCGGGGAAGGTGCTTTTATCGGTGCAGGCAGTCTTGTACCCCAAGGAAAAAAAATTCCTCCTAATACATTAGCATTTGGCAGACCCGCTAAAGTTATTAGAGAATTAAATGAACATGACAAAAAAGAAATGGACAGAATCTATACAGAATATGCAGAGAAGGCTCAATATTATAAGTCTCTACAGAAATAA
- a CDS encoding alpha/beta hydrolase, which yields MWKWEAEGEAKAVIVMVHGAMEHHRRYGWLIEMWRESGFHVIMGDLPGQGMTTRSRRGHIDSFDEYISEVKDWIKAAFRYEIPVFLFGHSMGGLIAIRLLQEEKFDLAGVILSSPCLGLVHTPPKILDILSYGINVIFPSFKMNSGITVDMATRNQDVIEADKDDTLYITKVSVRWYRELVEAMKEAFLSIEGTKDVPMLVMQAGDDKIVNKIPVKDWFNHAPLSEKRFKEWPKLYHEIFNEPERDDIFEYAKDFVISQLKAIGYIV from the coding sequence ATGTGGAAGTGGGAAGCAGAAGGGGAAGCGAAGGCTGTAATCGTGATGGTTCACGGTGCAATGGAACACCACCGACGTTATGGCTGGCTCATTGAAATGTGGCGCGAGTCTGGTTTTCATGTCATTATGGGCGATCTTCCTGGGCAAGGCATGACAACTAGATCCCGCAGAGGCCATATAGATTCATTTGATGAGTACATAAGTGAAGTGAAGGATTGGATAAAAGCAGCCTTCCGTTATGAAATACCTGTGTTTTTATTTGGCCATAGTATGGGCGGGTTAATTGCGATTCGTTTGCTTCAGGAAGAAAAATTTGACTTGGCAGGGGTTATTCTCTCATCACCATGTTTAGGCTTAGTACATACTCCCCCAAAGATTTTAGATATACTATCATACGGGATAAATGTGATTTTTCCTTCATTTAAAATGAATTCAGGCATAACCGTTGATATGGCTACCAGAAATCAAGATGTTATTGAGGCAGATAAAGATGATACCCTCTATATCACAAAAGTTTCTGTTAGGTGGTACCGTGAGTTGGTCGAGGCTATGAAAGAGGCGTTCCTGTCAATCGAAGGCACAAAGGATGTTCCAATGCTTGTTATGCAAGCCGGTGATGATAAAATTGTTAATAAGATACCTGTAAAGGATTGGTTTAACCATGCACCACTATCAGAAAAAAGGTTTAAAGAATGGCCAAAGCTTTATCATGAAATCTTTAATGAACCTGAACGAGATGATATATTTGAGTACGCAAAGGATTTTGTTATCAGCCAATTAAAAGCAATAGGTTACATTGTTTAA
- the metK gene encoding methionine adenosyltransferase — protein sequence MSTKRRRLFTSESVTEGHPDKICDQISDSILDAILAKDANARVAAETSVTTGLVLVAGEITTSTYVDIPKIVRETIKGIGYNRAKYGFDSETCGVITSIGEQSPDIAMGVDQALEAREGQMSDEEIEAIGAGDQGLMFGFACNETKELMPLPISLAHKLARRLTEVRKEDILPYLRPDGKTQVTVEYDENDKPVRIDTIVISTQHHPEITLEQIQRNIKEYVINPVVPKELIDENTKYFINPTGRFVIGGPQGDAGLTGRKIIVDTYGGYARHGGGAFSGKDPTKVDRSAAYAARYVAKNIVAAGFADKVEVQLAYAIGVARPVSISIDTFGTGKVSEEVLVDLVSKNFDLRPAGIINMLNLRRPIYKQTAAYGHFGRTDVDLPWERTDKADTLRQQAKI from the coding sequence ATGTCAACAAAACGTCGTCGTTTGTTCACTTCTGAATCAGTTACCGAAGGTCATCCAGATAAAATCTGTGACCAAATATCTGATTCGATTTTAGATGCCATTTTAGCAAAGGATGCAAATGCCCGGGTTGCTGCTGAAACATCCGTTACAACTGGATTAGTCTTAGTTGCAGGTGAAATCACTACATCTACTTACGTTGATATTCCAAAAATCGTTCGTGAAACAATTAAGGGTATTGGCTATAATCGTGCAAAATATGGCTTTGACTCCGAGACATGTGGTGTTATCACTTCTATTGGTGAGCAATCTCCTGACATTGCGATGGGGGTCGATCAGGCTCTAGAAGCACGTGAAGGTCAAATGTCTGATGAAGAAATCGAAGCTATTGGTGCAGGAGACCAAGGTTTAATGTTTGGTTTTGCATGTAATGAAACCAAAGAATTAATGCCTCTTCCCATTTCCTTGGCTCACAAGCTTGCACGTCGTTTAACAGAGGTTCGTAAAGAGGATATTCTTCCTTACCTCCGTCCAGACGGAAAGACGCAAGTAACAGTAGAATACGATGAGAATGATAAACCTGTACGTATTGATACCATTGTTATTTCAACACAGCATCATCCTGAAATTACGTTAGAGCAAATTCAACGTAACATAAAAGAGTATGTGATTAATCCCGTTGTTCCGAAAGAACTAATTGACGAAAATACAAAGTATTTCATTAATCCAACTGGCCGCTTCGTTATTGGCGGACCACAAGGGGATGCTGGTTTAACAGGTCGTAAAATAATTGTTGATACGTATGGCGGTTATGCACGTCACGGCGGTGGAGCCTTCTCTGGTAAGGATCCTACAAAAGTTGACCGTTCTGCAGCCTATGCTGCTCGTTATGTTGCGAAGAATATTGTAGCAGCAGGATTTGCAGATAAGGTTGAAGTGCAGCTTGCCTATGCAATTGGTGTAGCAAGACCTGTTTCCATTTCTATTGACACATTTGGAACTGGTAAAGTAAGCGAGGAAGTCTTAGTTGATCTAGTTAGTAAAAACTTTGACCTTCGCCCTGCTGGAATCATTAACATGTTAAATTTACGCCGCCCAATTTACAAGCAAACAGCTGCATATGGTCATTTTGGCCGTACTGATGTTGATCTTCCTTGGGAGCGTACTGATAAAGCTGATACATTACGTCAGCAAGCGAAAATTTAA
- a CDS encoding ABC transporter ATP-binding protein, whose product MSFLAIKDIHHTYFTKASATTALSEISLHIEEGEFVSFLGPSGCGKTTLLSIIAGLIKPTQGTILLENKPITGLKNQIGYMLQQDYLFPWKTIEENILIGLKLSKQLNEQTKSAALDLLNQMGLKGIEKQLPKQLSGGMRQRAALVRTLATEPKLLMLDEPFSALDYQTKLKLEDLVSNTLDSFGKTAILVTHDIGEAIAMSDRVVLFSPSPGRIHKIFEMPEELRNISPFNARNHEAFSSIFQKIWKELDSLETGKN is encoded by the coding sequence ATGAGTTTTTTAGCCATAAAAGATATCCATCACACTTATTTCACAAAAGCCTCTGCAACAACGGCCCTCTCGGAAATAAGTTTGCATATTGAGGAAGGTGAATTTGTTTCCTTCCTCGGCCCTAGCGGCTGTGGAAAAACAACCTTACTTTCCATTATTGCCGGGCTTATAAAACCAACGCAAGGAACCATTTTGCTCGAAAATAAACCAATCACGGGGCTAAAAAACCAAATCGGCTACATGCTCCAACAGGACTATCTGTTTCCGTGGAAAACAATTGAAGAAAATATCCTTATAGGTCTAAAGTTATCCAAACAATTGAATGAGCAAACAAAAAGTGCCGCATTAGACCTTTTAAATCAAATGGGTTTAAAGGGTATCGAGAAACAGCTCCCTAAGCAGCTTTCAGGTGGTATGAGGCAGCGTGCTGCACTTGTAAGAACACTTGCCACGGAGCCAAAGCTTCTGATGCTGGATGAACCATTTTCAGCGTTAGATTATCAAACGAAGTTAAAGCTAGAAGATTTAGTCTCAAACACGCTCGACTCCTTTGGCAAAACAGCCATTCTTGTCACACATGATATTGGTGAAGCGATAGCGATGAGTGACCGGGTTGTGCTTTTTTCACCAAGTCCAGGCAGAATTCATAAAATTTTTGAAATGCCAGAGGAACTAAGAAACATATCCCCTTTTAACGCAAGAAACCATGAAGCATTTTCGAGTATTTTTCAGAAAATATGGAAGGAGTTGGATTCACTTGAAACAGGGAAAAACTAA
- a CDS encoding ABC transporter substrate-binding protein: MKKSLKISFSSLLIFILMFTIAACNNTDNTDPEKIEKVRLVEVTRSIFYAPEYVAIAKGFFEEEGLDVELSTAFGGDKTMTTLLSNGADIALVGSETSIYVYAQGSNDPVINFAQLTQTDGTFLVSREKIDNFSWDMLKGSTFLGQRTGGMPQMVGEFVLKKHGIDPHQDLNLIQNIDFANIPSAFASGTGDFVQLFEPQASIFEQEGKGHIIASFGTESGHVPYTTFMAKDSYMKDNKDIVEKFTRAVYKAQQWVDTHSSDEIAEAIKTYFPDTDVKLISTVVDRYKEQGSFATDPILDVEEWNNLQNIMDEAGELPKEVDHSTLVNTKIAEKVKEE; encoded by the coding sequence ATGAAAAAATCGCTAAAAATTAGCTTTTCTTCACTTCTCATATTTATTCTCATGTTCACAATTGCTGCTTGTAACAATACCGACAACACGGATCCAGAGAAAATAGAAAAGGTTAGATTGGTAGAAGTTACTCGTTCTATCTTCTATGCACCTGAATATGTGGCAATTGCAAAAGGTTTTTTTGAAGAAGAGGGCTTAGATGTTGAACTGTCCACAGCCTTTGGCGGTGATAAAACCATGACAACACTTTTATCAAATGGTGCAGATATTGCATTGGTAGGATCTGAAACTTCTATTTATGTTTACGCTCAAGGATCCAATGATCCGGTTATTAACTTTGCACAACTCACACAAACCGATGGCACTTTCCTAGTCTCAAGAGAAAAAATAGATAATTTCTCCTGGGATATGTTAAAAGGATCAACATTTTTAGGTCAACGTACTGGCGGTATGCCGCAAATGGTTGGGGAGTTTGTTCTTAAGAAACATGGAATCGATCCTCATCAAGATTTAAATCTCATTCAAAACATTGATTTTGCTAATATTCCAAGTGCCTTTGCTTCAGGAACAGGCGACTTTGTTCAATTATTTGAACCACAGGCGAGCATTTTTGAACAAGAAGGAAAAGGACATATTATTGCTTCCTTTGGAACAGAATCTGGTCATGTGCCATATACAACCTTCATGGCAAAGGACAGTTACATGAAAGATAACAAGGATATTGTAGAAAAATTCACGAGAGCCGTATACAAGGCACAGCAATGGGTAGATACACATAGTTCTGACGAAATCGCTGAGGCAATTAAAACCTATTTCCCTGATACAGACGTCAAACTCATTAGCACAGTAGTAGACCGATATAAAGAGCAAGGCTCGTTCGCAACTGATCCAATCCTTGATGTGGAAGAGTGGAACAATCTCCAGAACATCATGGACGAAGCAGGTGAGCTACCAAAAGAGGTTGATCATTCAACACTTGTAAACACAAAAATAGCTGAAAAAGTGAAAGAAGAATAA
- the pckA gene encoding phosphoenolpyruvate carboxykinase (ATP): MNSVHVPNELSQLLEESHVHIQMSVPQLVEKILSRNEGKLTSTGAISVSTGKYTGRSPQDKFIVMEESIKDKIDWGNLNQPISEEIFNNLYQKVLDYLKEKNEIFVFKGFAGADKKTQLPIQIVNEYAWHNLFAHQLFIRPSEEELLTHKPGFTVISAPNFKANPVIDGTKSETFIIISFEKRTILIGGTEYAGEMKKSIFSIMNYLLPENNIFSMHCSANIGVEGDVALFFGLSGTGKTTLSADPKRRLIGDDEHGWSSNGVFNIEGGCYAKTINLSREKEPQIFDAIHFGSVLENVVLNPDTRIADYDDSTLTENTRAAYPMHAIENIVQPSIAGHPNTIVFLTADAFGVLPPISKLTKQQAMYHFLSGYTSKLAGTERGVTSPEATFSTCFGAPFLPLPATRYAEMLGEKILEHNANVFLVNTGWTGGEYGVGSRMKLSYTRAMIQAALEGELNNVETVKDAIFGLNIPLHIAGVPDEVLQPSKTWADPISYEKKAKELANKFRENFKKFTKVDSDIEVKGGPIA; encoded by the coding sequence ATGAATTCAGTACATGTTCCAAATGAATTAAGCCAATTGCTGGAAGAAAGTCATGTGCACATTCAAATGTCTGTTCCTCAATTAGTGGAAAAAATCCTATCTAGGAATGAAGGAAAACTAACCTCAACTGGTGCGATAAGTGTATCAACAGGTAAATATACCGGAAGATCTCCTCAAGACAAATTTATTGTAATGGAAGAATCCATTAAGGATAAAATTGATTGGGGCAATTTAAATCAGCCAATTTCAGAAGAAATATTTAATAACCTCTATCAAAAAGTTTTAGATTATTTAAAAGAAAAAAATGAAATATTCGTCTTTAAAGGGTTTGCAGGTGCTGATAAAAAGACCCAATTGCCGATTCAAATTGTGAATGAATATGCTTGGCATAATTTATTCGCCCATCAATTGTTTATTCGGCCTAGTGAAGAAGAATTGCTGACACATAAACCCGGTTTCACTGTCATTTCCGCTCCTAACTTTAAAGCAAATCCTGTTATAGACGGAACAAAGTCTGAAACCTTTATCATTATTTCTTTCGAAAAACGGACGATCTTAATCGGCGGAACGGAATATGCTGGTGAAATGAAAAAATCAATCTTTTCAATTATGAACTACCTGCTGCCTGAGAATAATATTTTCTCTATGCACTGCTCTGCTAATATTGGTGTTGAAGGTGATGTTGCTTTGTTCTTCGGTCTTTCCGGGACAGGAAAAACCACTTTATCTGCAGACCCAAAACGCCGCTTAATTGGTGATGATGAGCACGGCTGGTCATCGAATGGAGTGTTTAATATTGAAGGCGGCTGCTATGCAAAAACCATTAATCTTTCCAGAGAAAAAGAGCCGCAAATTTTTGATGCCATCCATTTTGGTTCCGTATTAGAAAATGTTGTTCTTAATCCTGATACAAGAATTGCAGACTATGACGATTCCACTCTTACTGAAAATACAAGAGCTGCTTATCCGATGCACGCCATTGAAAATATAGTTCAGCCAAGCATTGCAGGCCACCCGAATACCATTGTCTTTTTAACCGCAGACGCATTTGGGGTATTGCCTCCAATCTCAAAATTAACGAAACAGCAGGCAATGTATCATTTCTTGAGTGGTTATACATCTAAGCTAGCAGGAACTGAGCGCGGAGTAACTTCTCCAGAAGCCACCTTCTCCACTTGCTTTGGTGCACCATTCCTGCCTTTACCTGCAACACGTTATGCAGAAATGCTTGGTGAAAAAATTCTTGAGCATAATGCAAATGTTTTTCTTGTAAACACTGGCTGGACAGGTGGAGAATACGGAGTGGGAAGCCGCATGAAGTTATCCTACACAAGAGCGATGATTCAGGCTGCACTTGAAGGGGAACTCAACAACGTGGAAACCGTAAAAGATGCTATTTTTGGACTAAATATTCCTCTCCACATTGCAGGTGTGCCGGATGAAGTTCTTCAGCCAAGCAAGACTTGGGCAGACCCAATATCCTATGAGAAGAAAGCAAAAGAGTTAGCGAATAAATTCCGTGAAAACTTTAAAAAATTCACTAAAGTGGATTCAGACATTGAGGTAAAAGGCGGTCCAATAGCCTAG
- a CDS encoding hydrolase has translation MDQQKKTYYIDVGHGQISQSATASAWSFKIQASDEEITQLREMFDQNYSTEWQNFFRAHVPYVQYHYDRENDAYDNTIEQVYGMIYKLGDNEARSHIESMNILPKQG, from the coding sequence ATGGATCAGCAAAAAAAGACCTATTATATAGATGTTGGGCACGGACAAATATCTCAAAGTGCAACAGCTTCTGCCTGGAGCTTTAAGATTCAGGCTAGTGATGAGGAAATTACCCAGCTTCGTGAGATGTTTGACCAAAATTATTCAACAGAATGGCAAAACTTCTTCAGAGCGCATGTTCCATATGTTCAATATCATTATGACCGTGAAAATGACGCTTATGACAATACGATTGAACAAGTTTATGGGATGATTTATAAACTGGGAGATAATGAAGCTAGAAGTCATATTGAATCGATGAATATCTTACCAAAACAAGGGTAA